One genomic region from Thermoleptolyngbya sichuanensis A183 encodes:
- a CDS encoding DUF3318 domain-containing protein: MNPDDEISRLVEIMPASGRMYVKLIDRPAQPQVITANLPLPWQQSRPIYLNFDLWEELSRSQRDLLLLRTVAWVNATRWFQPGWPQLLLAAGTLGTVVELAQGDAMGTVAAAGLTAFSGYRIWKNSRSSQIELEADERAINFARQRGYTEQEAARSLLSAIEAVAQIEGRFSLDFTELLRCQNLRAIAGLSNTPVPERLRDQR; encoded by the coding sequence ATGAATCCCGATGACGAAATTAGCCGCCTGGTTGAAATCATGCCTGCCTCTGGGCGGATGTATGTGAAGCTGATTGACCGCCCTGCCCAGCCGCAGGTAATTACGGCAAACCTGCCCTTGCCCTGGCAGCAGAGCCGCCCAATTTACCTGAACTTTGACCTGTGGGAGGAACTGAGTCGTTCTCAGCGGGATTTGCTGCTGCTGCGAACCGTGGCATGGGTGAACGCGACGCGATGGTTTCAGCCCGGTTGGCCGCAGTTGCTCTTGGCAGCGGGCACGCTGGGAACCGTCGTGGAACTGGCACAGGGCGATGCAATGGGAACCGTTGCCGCCGCAGGGCTGACGGCCTTTTCGGGCTATCGCATCTGGAAAAATAGCCGCAGTTCACAAATCGAGCTAGAAGCGGACGAGCGAGCCATTAATTTTGCCCGACAGCGGGGCTATACGGAACAAGAGGCTGCCCGCAGTCTGCTGAGCGCAATCGAGGCGGTGGCGCAAATTGAAGGACGGTTTTCGCTGGATTTTACCGAACTGCTGCGCTGTCAGAACTTGCGGGCGATCGCCGGACTCTCCAACACGCCCGTCCCCGAACGCCTGCGCGACCAGCGGTGA
- the sbcD gene encoding exonuclease subunit SbcD, which yields MIRLLHLSDIHLGSGLLHGRVNPETGANTRLEDFGRSLERCIDRAIAESVDLVLFGGDAFPDATPPPKVQEVFAQQFRRLVDADIPTVLLVGNHDQHTQGQGGASLCIYRTLGVPGFVVGDRLETHRIATRSGEVQVITLPWLTRSTLLSRPDTEGRSLAEVDNLLLERLRVALEGEIRRLDPDLPTILLAHLMTDTARFGAERFLAASKGFTVPMALLTRPCFDYVALGHVHRHQILCDQPPVVYPGSIERVDFSEEAEDKGYVLVSLERGRAVVEFCPLPVRPFQTISVDLTDAADPQATLLSHLQQTLMADAVVRLVYKILPEQAEEIDQAALHADLKSAHTYSIYPEVQSQLARPRLPELGAGNELDPIEALKTYLEHHPHLSGLADDMLAAAKNLLAGDCPEDLALSDAPLEIDSSDATATALEEPANAQLRLL from the coding sequence ATGATTCGACTGCTGCACCTGTCAGACATTCACCTCGGCAGTGGCCTGCTGCACGGGCGCGTGAACCCAGAGACGGGCGCAAACACGCGGCTGGAAGACTTTGGGCGATCGCTGGAGCGGTGTATCGATCGGGCGATCGCCGAATCTGTTGACCTAGTGCTGTTTGGCGGGGATGCCTTTCCCGATGCCACGCCGCCGCCCAAGGTGCAAGAAGTCTTTGCTCAGCAGTTTCGCCGCCTGGTGGATGCCGACATTCCCACGGTGCTGCTGGTGGGCAACCACGACCAGCATACGCAGGGTCAGGGCGGCGCGAGTTTGTGCATTTACCGGACGCTGGGCGTGCCGGGGTTTGTGGTGGGCGATCGCCTGGAAACGCATCGCATTGCCACCCGCAGCGGCGAGGTTCAGGTCATCACGCTGCCCTGGCTAACCCGCTCTACCCTGCTCAGCCGCCCCGACACCGAAGGGCGATCGCTGGCAGAGGTCGATAACTTACTCTTAGAGCGGCTGCGGGTAGCGCTGGAGGGCGAAATTCGGCGGCTCGACCCAGATTTGCCCACCATCCTGCTGGCGCACCTGATGACCGACACCGCCCGCTTTGGCGCAGAGCGCTTCCTCGCCGCCAGCAAGGGATTCACCGTGCCGATGGCGCTGCTGACCCGTCCCTGCTTTGACTACGTGGCGCTGGGTCACGTTCATCGCCACCAGATTCTCTGCGACCAGCCGCCCGTGGTCTATCCGGGCAGCATCGAGCGGGTAGACTTTAGCGAAGAAGCCGAAGACAAGGGCTATGTGCTGGTCTCCCTAGAGCGCGGCAGAGCAGTAGTGGAATTTTGCCCGCTGCCTGTGCGCCCTTTTCAGACCATCAGCGTGGATCTGACGGATGCAGCAGACCCACAGGCAACGCTCCTGAGCCATCTCCAGCAAACCCTGATGGCCGATGCGGTGGTGCGCCTAGTCTACAAAATTCTGCCAGAGCAGGCTGAAGAAATTGACCAGGCCGCCTTGCACGCAGACCTGAAATCTGCCCATACCTACAGCATCTATCCCGAAGTGCAGAGCCAGCTTGCCCGACCGCGCCTGCCAGAGTTGGGTGCAGGCAACGAGCTAGACCCAATTGAAGCCCTGAAAACTTACCTGGAGCATCACCCCCACCTGAGCGGGCTAGCAGACGACATGCTGGCTGCTGCGAAAAACTTGCTGGCAGGGGACTGTCCTGAGGATCTTGCGCTCAGCGACGCGCCGCTGGAAATCGATTCAAGTGATGCCACTGCCACCGCATTAGAAGAGCCTGCAAACGCCCAGTTGCGCTTGCTCTGA
- the psb32 gene encoding photosystem II repair protein Psb32, which translates to MGQLLRSLHSRMGAIALALGVLLWLGGAAPALATGVYEMPAVSPTEWVVDEGDVLSRLNESNINGKLSSLSKKTGNDVRLVTIHRLDYGETVQSFADQLFEQWFPEPADQANEVLLVLDTVTNNAAIRVGEAAKELLSDDIATSVVDETLAVPLRQGDRYNQAFLDVATRLSEVLAGNPDPGPPVVVEVDQSEGTFATPEETAESNATVWVIGLLFAATVIPMATYYWYQMR; encoded by the coding sequence GTGGGTCAACTGTTGCGATCGCTCCATAGCCGGATGGGTGCGATCGCCCTAGCCTTGGGAGTCTTGCTGTGGCTGGGCGGCGCGGCCCCTGCCCTGGCGACTGGCGTGTATGAGATGCCCGCCGTCAGTCCGACGGAGTGGGTGGTGGACGAGGGCGACGTGCTGAGCCGCTTGAATGAAAGCAATATCAATGGCAAGCTGAGCAGCTTATCCAAGAAGACGGGCAACGACGTGCGCTTGGTGACGATTCATCGATTGGACTATGGCGAAACCGTCCAAAGCTTTGCTGACCAGTTGTTTGAGCAGTGGTTTCCCGAACCAGCCGATCAGGCTAATGAGGTGCTGCTGGTGCTAGATACGGTGACGAATAACGCCGCCATTCGCGTGGGCGAAGCCGCAAAGGAACTGCTGAGCGACGACATTGCCACCAGTGTTGTGGATGAAACGCTGGCTGTGCCTCTGCGCCAGGGCGATCGCTACAACCAGGCATTTCTCGACGTGGCCACGCGCCTGTCGGAAGTGCTAGCAGGCAATCCTGACCCCGGCCCGCCTGTCGTGGTCGAAGTCGATCAGAGCGAGGGAACTTTCGCCACACCCGAAGAGACGGCTGAGAGCAATGCCACCGTTTGGGTCATCGGGCTGCTCTTTGCCGCGACGGTGATTCCTATGGCGACCTATTATTGGTATCAGATGCGATAG
- a CDS encoding helix-turn-helix transcriptional regulator, whose product MEDTKPRAKDQILHLLKMRGAQTAAALAEQLAISPMAVRQHLQTLKAEQWVTYRQERRPTGRPVKLWQLTEHSISRFPDSHADLMLDVLRGVETVFGAEGLERVISERSRRQVQTYRAQLAGVESWQAQVRAIAHFRSQEGYMAEVLEQPDGLLLVENHCPICAAAQTCPGLCTAELEVFRSVLGTSVVVERVEHLMQGDRRCAYRIQPTR is encoded by the coding sequence ATGGAGGACACCAAGCCCAGAGCCAAAGATCAGATCCTGCACCTGCTGAAAATGCGGGGGGCACAGACGGCTGCGGCCTTGGCAGAGCAGCTTGCGATTTCCCCGATGGCAGTGCGGCAGCATCTCCAAACGCTGAAGGCAGAGCAGTGGGTGACCTATCGCCAAGAGCGCCGCCCCACGGGTCGCCCGGTGAAGCTGTGGCAGTTGACCGAGCATTCCATCAGTCGCTTTCCCGATAGCCACGCTGACCTGATGCTGGACGTGTTGCGGGGGGTGGAGACGGTGTTTGGTGCGGAGGGGCTGGAGCGGGTGATTTCGGAACGCAGCCGCCGCCAGGTTCAGACCTATCGGGCGCAACTGGCTGGGGTGGAGTCCTGGCAGGCGCAGGTCAGGGCGATCGCCCACTTCCGCAGCCAGGAAGGATACATGGCCGAGGTTTTGGAACAACCCGACGGGCTATTGCTGGTGGAAAACCACTGCCCCATCTGCGCCGCCGCCCAGACCTGTCCGGGGCTTTGCACCGCAGAACTGGAGGTTTTTCGTTCTGTTTTGGGAACGAGCGTGGTGGTCGAACGGGTGGAGCATCTGATGCAGGGCGATCGCCGCTGTGCTTACCGCATCCAGCCAACTCGCTAA
- a CDS encoding GDYXXLXY domain-containing protein — protein MNSESRPSNRYPLVPAPPDAPTPQHPLPPAPPPPLAPVSAARWRFWLPLAIQAALILVIPLQATYTQATGQTVILQTGPVDPYHPLRGYYVTLGYDISQPGELEKLPGWRAFEAAAQQRRSRFAARPIYVILEAPEDMGSQPPKPWKPVAVSGDRPTNLPTNQVALKGIYRNGWVNYGLERYYMPEAERLHINNRIAELQQANPQSPNFVMEAKVGGNGEAVLTRMWLADQPYQF, from the coding sequence ATGAATTCCGAATCTCGTCCCTCCAACCGCTACCCCCTCGTCCCCGCTCCTCCAGACGCACCCACTCCGCAGCATCCCCTCCCGCCTGCTCCCCCGCCCCCCCTCGCCCCTGTCTCGGCTGCCCGCTGGCGCTTCTGGTTGCCCTTGGCGATTCAGGCAGCGCTGATTTTGGTGATTCCCCTGCAAGCCACCTATACTCAGGCAACGGGACAGACCGTGATTTTGCAGACGGGGCCCGTTGACCCGTATCATCCCCTGCGCGGCTATTATGTGACGCTGGGCTACGACATTTCCCAGCCGGGCGAACTGGAGAAACTGCCGGGCTGGAGGGCGTTTGAGGCAGCGGCACAGCAGCGGCGATCGCGCTTTGCGGCTCGTCCAATCTACGTCATTCTGGAAGCACCGGAAGACATGGGCAGCCAGCCGCCCAAGCCCTGGAAGCCTGTTGCTGTGTCGGGCGATCGCCCCACCAACCTGCCCACTAATCAGGTTGCGCTGAAGGGCATCTATCGCAACGGCTGGGTGAACTATGGGTTGGAGCGATACTACATGCCCGAAGCCGAGCGACTCCACATCAACAACCGCATCGCTGAACTGCAACAGGCCAATCCACAGTCTCCCAATTTTGTTATGGAAGCCAAGGTCGGGGGCAATGGCGAAGCCGTGCTGACCCGAATGTGGCTCGCCGACCAGCCCTATCAGTTTTGA
- a CDS encoding DUF2157 domain-containing protein: MASEQFRRQLRREAEQWRIDGLIEPGQYEQLAAQYDFDALETGARDRFVVILLGLGCILLGLGVITFVAANWQAIPRMGKMALLFSLFVAANAAGFYLWRRPKLHGRERWQHRLGHGLLLLGALVLGANLALAGQLFHRSGAFYELCLVWGLGVLAMAFGLRLRSLALLSILLMGVGYWSGMWEATQMQALSGLNGLMNLMPLVAGGLFTLLAYQCRSKVIFALGAIATISALLVTLADVGNQFSGPATPGFLVAIACTLPPALLWSYDDALWWRLRNAPLPLTRPFRPVAQAIALIFLTATCYGFSFRSIWTPISDQPSFSQQLRILLSHSGDLLLNPNLFVYTALMLIGWFYLAYPRHRGQRWRLSQHDAVILVFLLAVGLIPLWHWGVAPIQAIATYLFNVLLFLLSAAFIRQGLAQGSRSLFWYGMVMLVLQIISRMLEYETGLLLKSAVFVLCGLAVLFVGLWFERYVRTLAPAATLTPASQEETV, encoded by the coding sequence ATGGCAAGCGAACAATTTCGGCGGCAACTCCGGCGCGAAGCCGAGCAGTGGCGGATTGACGGGCTAATTGAGCCGGGCCAGTATGAGCAACTGGCCGCACAGTATGACTTTGATGCGTTAGAGACAGGCGCACGCGATCGCTTCGTGGTCATTTTGCTGGGGCTGGGCTGCATTTTGCTGGGGCTGGGGGTGATTACCTTCGTCGCGGCAAACTGGCAGGCGATTCCCCGCATGGGCAAAATGGCGCTGTTGTTTAGCCTGTTCGTTGCCGCCAATGCAGCGGGCTTTTACCTGTGGCGGCGACCCAAGCTACACGGACGCGAACGCTGGCAGCACCGCCTGGGACACGGACTGCTGCTGCTGGGGGCGCTGGTGCTGGGGGCAAACCTGGCGCTGGCGGGGCAATTGTTTCACCGCAGCGGCGCGTTTTATGAACTGTGCCTGGTGTGGGGCTTGGGCGTGCTGGCGATGGCGTTTGGGCTGCGGCTGCGATCGCTCGCGCTGCTATCCATTTTGCTGATGGGCGTGGGCTATTGGTCGGGGATGTGGGAAGCCACCCAGATGCAGGCGCTCTCAGGCTTGAATGGCCTGATGAACCTGATGCCGCTGGTGGCGGGTGGACTGTTTACGCTGCTGGCCTATCAGTGTCGCTCGAAGGTGATTTTTGCGCTGGGGGCGATCGCCACGATTTCGGCGCTGCTCGTCACCCTGGCGGATGTGGGGAACCAGTTTAGCGGCCCTGCGACTCCTGGCTTTTTGGTGGCGATCGCCTGCACCCTGCCCCCAGCCCTACTATGGAGCTATGACGACGCGCTATGGTGGCGACTGAGAAACGCGCCGCTGCCGTTAACTCGTCCATTTCGTCCCGTTGCCCAGGCGATCGCCCTGATTTTTCTCACGGCAACCTGCTACGGATTTTCGTTTCGCAGCATTTGGACTCCTATTTCCGACCAGCCCAGCTTTTCCCAGCAGCTTCGGATTTTGCTCAGCCACAGCGGCGATTTGCTGCTGAACCCCAACCTGTTTGTCTACACTGCGCTGATGCTCATCGGCTGGTTCTACCTGGCCTATCCACGCCACCGGGGGCAGCGCTGGAGACTGTCACAGCACGACGCAGTGATTCTGGTTTTCTTGCTGGCTGTGGGGCTGATTCCGCTCTGGCACTGGGGCGTTGCGCCCATTCAGGCGATCGCCACCTATCTGTTTAATGTGCTGCTGTTCCTCCTGTCGGCCGCCTTTATCCGGCAGGGACTCGCCCAGGGCAGCCGCAGCCTGTTTTGGTACGGCATGGTGATGCTGGTCCTGCAAATCATCAGCCGCATGTTGGAATACGAAACCGGACTGCTGCTGAAGTCTGCCGTCTTCGTCCTCTGCGGGCTGGCTGTGCTATTTGTCGGACTCTGGTTCGAGCGCTACGTCCGCACCCTCGCCCCCGCCGCCACGCTCACCCCCGCCTCTCAGGAAGAAACGGTTTAG
- a CDS encoding FAD-binding oxidoreductase — protein MTLTAPRTIDWDAIASELAGIEVIRDAAQVAKLSKDYYTYSPILRPLLDDKVADLVVRSVSEAEVLQVAQVCVRHRIPLTVRGAGTGNYGQCVPLEGGVILDLTQMQAVKWVKPGLACVEPGAKLVNIDKQTRELGWEIRMAPSTYRTATIGGFIGGGSGGIGSVTYGQLRDRGNLHAVRVVTMEDTPRIIELRGDEVQKVNHAYGTNGIITELEIPLAPAYPWAELIIAFDDFMTAARFGQALSDSDGITKKLVTVFAHPVPTYFAALRNSIPDGKHCAFVMVAEPSLEPFADLVKEFGGAVCYQKSAQEAGKGTLLMEFTWNHTTLHARSVDPTLTYLQTLFPADKHLTLVEHMYHHFGDEVMMHLEFLRTGGTAVPAALQLVRYSTPERLREIIQYHEEQGAFIANPHTYILEDGGRKTIDPVQLAFKEEIDPYGLLNPGKMRAWLERGSI, from the coding sequence ATGACGCTGACCGCACCGCGCACCATTGATTGGGATGCCATTGCCTCAGAACTAGCGGGGATAGAGGTGATTCGCGATGCCGCGCAAGTCGCCAAGCTGTCAAAGGACTATTACACCTACAGTCCTATCCTGCGGCCGCTGCTGGATGACAAAGTAGCGGATCTAGTGGTGCGGTCCGTCAGCGAAGCAGAGGTCTTGCAGGTAGCTCAGGTCTGCGTTCGGCATCGCATTCCGCTGACCGTGCGCGGTGCTGGCACTGGCAACTACGGTCAGTGTGTACCGCTTGAAGGGGGTGTCATTCTGGATCTGACCCAGATGCAGGCCGTGAAATGGGTCAAGCCAGGGCTAGCCTGCGTAGAACCGGGCGCAAAGCTGGTTAATATCGACAAGCAAACGCGAGAACTGGGCTGGGAGATTCGTATGGCTCCCTCCACCTACCGCACGGCGACGATTGGCGGCTTTATTGGCGGCGGCAGCGGCGGCATTGGCTCGGTTACCTATGGACAATTGCGCGATCGCGGCAATCTCCACGCCGTGCGCGTCGTCACGATGGAAGATACGCCCCGCATCATCGAACTGCGGGGGGATGAGGTGCAAAAGGTGAACCATGCCTACGGCACCAACGGCATCATCACCGAACTCGAAATTCCTCTAGCCCCCGCCTATCCCTGGGCCGAGCTAATTATTGCCTTTGATGACTTTATGACCGCTGCCCGCTTTGGTCAGGCGCTCAGCGACTCCGACGGCATCACCAAAAAGCTTGTCACCGTCTTTGCCCATCCAGTCCCGACCTACTTCGCCGCCCTGCGAAACAGTATTCCCGACGGCAAGCACTGCGCCTTTGTAATGGTGGCAGAACCCAGCCTGGAGCCATTTGCCGATTTAGTAAAGGAGTTTGGCGGCGCAGTGTGCTATCAAAAATCTGCCCAGGAAGCCGGCAAGGGCACACTGCTGATGGAATTCACCTGGAACCACACGACGCTCCATGCCCGCAGCGTTGATCCAACTTTGACCTACTTGCAAACGCTGTTTCCGGCTGACAAACATCTCACGCTCGTCGAGCATATGTATCATCATTTTGGTGATGAGGTGATGATGCACTTGGAGTTTCTGCGGACGGGCGGCACGGCAGTTCCAGCAGCGCTCCAGTTGGTACGCTATTCTACCCCAGAGCGGCTGAGGGAGATTATCCAGTATCACGAAGAGCAGGGCGCGTTTATTGCCAATCCCCACACCTACATCCTGGAGGACGGCGGTCGCAAAACCATTGACCCGGTACAGCTTGCGTTTAAGGAAGAGATAGATCCCTACGGACTGCTGAATCCAGGTAAGATGCGGGCCTGGCTGGAGCGCGGTTCAATTTGA
- a CDS encoding sugar transferase: MNYSSRLMQIAERRAELKEVHPSVTSKAKRLIDVLGALVGLAITGVILIPVAIAIWVDDPGPIFYSQIRCGLNGQFFRIWKFRSMVVDADKVKHLVKNEAQGLIFKNEKDPRITRVGRFLRRTSLDELPQFWNVLMGQMSLVGTRPPTQDEVSKYSPHHFQRLAVKPGITGEWQANGRSTVKDFEEIVKMDLAYQKKWSVGYDIQLILKTIQAVLNKSGAC, translated from the coding sequence ATGAACTACTCCTCAAGACTGATGCAAATCGCTGAGCGACGAGCCGAATTGAAGGAAGTGCATCCCTCGGTGACCAGTAAGGCAAAGCGCTTGATTGATGTTCTGGGCGCACTGGTGGGGCTGGCGATTACAGGCGTAATCCTGATTCCAGTGGCGATCGCCATCTGGGTAGACGACCCCGGGCCCATCTTCTACAGCCAAATCCGCTGCGGACTTAACGGTCAGTTTTTCCGCATCTGGAAGTTCCGCTCAATGGTCGTCGATGCCGATAAGGTCAAGCACCTAGTTAAAAACGAAGCTCAAGGACTCATTTTCAAGAACGAAAAAGACCCCAGAATCACTCGCGTCGGGCGATTTCTCCGCCGAACCAGCCTCGACGAACTGCCCCAGTTTTGGAACGTCTTGATGGGCCAGATGAGCCTGGTTGGAACCCGTCCCCCCACCCAGGATGAAGTGTCGAAATACAGCCCCCACCACTTCCAGCGCCTCGCCGTAAAACCCGGAATCACCGGAGAATGGCAAGCAAACGGGCGCTCCACGGTCAAAGACTTTGAAGAAATCGTCAAAATGGATCTGGCCTATCAGAAGAAGTGGTCCGTTGGCTACGACATCCAGCTCATTCTCAAGACGATTCAAGCTGTGCTGAACAAGAGTGGCGCTTGCTAA
- a CDS encoding lipopolysaccharide assembly protein LapA domain-containing protein — MRQINFVVIFVICLALVLFGIENTEPAVIHVVEGLDLQAPLSIELLLAMGIGAVLAWVFSVWNQIQNLLESGRELRQRDVRIQELEQDIQRYKVELEEQQRLLPASQPAPQDVEVTEVFAK, encoded by the coding sequence ATGCGCCAAATCAACTTTGTCGTCATCTTTGTGATTTGTCTGGCCCTAGTGCTGTTTGGCATCGAAAATACTGAGCCTGCGGTCATTCATGTGGTGGAGGGGCTAGATCTTCAGGCTCCGCTGTCGATCGAGCTTTTGCTGGCAATGGGCATTGGCGCAGTCTTGGCTTGGGTCTTTAGCGTGTGGAATCAAATTCAAAATTTGCTGGAGTCCGGGCGCGAGTTGCGGCAGCGAGATGTGCGGATTCAGGAATTGGAACAAGACATCCAGCGCTACAAGGTGGAGTTGGAAGAACAGCAGCGCCTGCTGCCCGCTTCGCAGCCTGCCCCTCAAGACGTGGAAGTGACCGAGGTCTTTGCCAAGTAG
- a CDS encoding segregation/condensation protein A, with translation MSLSLAQNAIALLIDLSERGEIDPWDVKVIDVIDRFLSQLKPLQAVEAGRAPYEADLSESGQAFLYASMLVLLKADTLARTTQDEAPLEDEFLEESDGTAGAPLPLSLERRLRRRAVARPMQSRQVTLQELISQLEMMAAAVSDPRPRQRVRRPRPQSRSQAVRVITQLAHQENLSEIAAALEQFLQEHWDAMSQGDEWMEFEQLLELWVASDAAAETRQEGHHATPQGDRVGVFWALLYLSAQSKVELLQEEFYQDLRVRSLAESETDSLENSAVSNLLD, from the coding sequence ATGTCTCTTTCGCTAGCGCAAAATGCGATCGCCCTGCTGATCGACCTGTCTGAACGGGGCGAAATTGACCCCTGGGATGTCAAGGTTATCGACGTTATTGACCGATTTCTCAGCCAGCTTAAACCCTTGCAAGCGGTGGAGGCCGGCCGTGCCCCCTATGAGGCTGACTTGTCCGAGTCGGGTCAGGCATTTCTCTATGCCTCTATGCTGGTGCTGCTCAAGGCTGACACACTCGCCCGCACCACTCAAGACGAAGCGCCGTTAGAAGACGAGTTTCTGGAAGAATCTGACGGGACTGCGGGTGCGCCCTTGCCCCTCAGCCTGGAGCGGCGGTTGCGGCGGAGAGCGGTGGCCCGACCGATGCAAAGTCGCCAAGTGACGCTGCAAGAGCTCATTTCTCAGCTAGAGATGATGGCGGCGGCGGTGTCCGACCCCCGCCCTCGACAGCGCGTTCGTCGTCCCCGTCCTCAGTCGCGTAGTCAGGCGGTGCGCGTCATTACCCAACTGGCTCACCAGGAAAACCTGTCTGAGATTGCCGCTGCGCTGGAGCAGTTTTTGCAAGAGCATTGGGACGCGATGAGCCAGGGCGATGAGTGGATGGAGTTTGAGCAGTTGCTAGAACTGTGGGTCGCGTCGGACGCAGCAGCAGAGACCCGACAAGAGGGACACCATGCAACGCCTCAGGGCGATCGGGTGGGGGTTTTTTGGGCGCTCCTTTATCTCTCTGCCCAATCTAAGGTAGAACTGCTCCAGGAAGAGTTCTATCAGGATTTGCGGGTGCGGAGTCTGGCGGAATCTGAGACGGATTCCCTGGAAAACTCTGCTGTGTCCAACTTGCTGGATTAG
- a CDS encoding sugar phosphate nucleotidyltransferase codes for MKAMILAAGKGTRVRPITYTIPKPMIPILQKPVMEFLLELLRQHGFDEIMVNVSHLAYEIESYFRDGQRFGVQIAYSFEGRIVDGQLEGQAIGSAGGMRKIQDFAPFFDDTFVVLCGDALIDLNLTEAVRWHREKGAIATIIMKDVPREEVSSYGVVVTDESGRIQTFQEKPSVEEALSTTINTGIYIFEPEIFDYIPSGVEYDIGSELFPKLVEKGAPFYGISMDFEWVDIGKVPDYWHAIRSVLRGEVKNVEIPGREVRPGIYTGINVAVNWDKVDIQGPVYIGGMTKIEDGARIVGPSMIGPNCHICSGATVDNSVIFEYSRLGPGVRLVDKLVFGRYCVDKTGASIDVQAAALDWLIADTRGDIPAETPIEHQAITELLSAETR; via the coding sequence ATGAAAGCCATGATCCTCGCTGCTGGTAAGGGAACTCGTGTGCGTCCCATCACCTACACGATTCCCAAGCCGATGATTCCCATTCTGCAAAAGCCCGTGATGGAGTTCCTGCTAGAGCTGCTGCGGCAGCACGGCTTCGATGAAATCATGGTGAACGTGAGTCACCTGGCTTACGAAATCGAGAGCTATTTCCGTGATGGACAGCGCTTTGGCGTGCAAATTGCCTATTCCTTTGAAGGGCGGATTGTGGATGGTCAACTCGAAGGTCAGGCTATCGGTTCTGCGGGCGGAATGCGGAAGATTCAGGACTTTGCGCCGTTTTTTGACGATACGTTCGTGGTGCTGTGTGGTGACGCGCTGATCGACCTGAATTTGACCGAGGCGGTGCGCTGGCATCGAGAAAAGGGGGCGATCGCCACCATTATTATGAAAGACGTGCCCCGCGAAGAGGTGTCGAGCTATGGGGTCGTGGTGACGGACGAGTCGGGCCGCATCCAAACCTTCCAAGAAAAGCCCTCGGTCGAAGAAGCCCTCAGCACCACAATCAACACCGGGATTTATATCTTTGAGCCAGAAATTTTCGACTACATTCCTTCCGGTGTGGAATATGACATTGGCAGTGAGCTATTCCCCAAGCTGGTTGAAAAGGGCGCACCCTTCTACGGCATTTCGATGGATTTTGAGTGGGTGGATATTGGCAAAGTGCCTGACTACTGGCACGCTATTCGCAGCGTGTTGCGGGGCGAAGTCAAGAATGTCGAAATTCCTGGACGAGAAGTGCGCCCCGGCATCTATACGGGCATCAATGTCGCAGTGAATTGGGACAAGGTAGACATCCAGGGCCCGGTATACATTGGCGGCATGACCAAGATCGAGGACGGCGCACGCATTGTCGGCCCGTCGATGATTGGCCCAAACTGCCACATTTGCAGCGGCGCAACGGTTGATAACAGCGTGATTTTTGAATATTCGCGCCTGGGGCCGGGCGTGCGCTTGGTCGATAAGCTCGTGTTTGGTCGCTATTGCGTGGACAAGACAGGCGCATCCATTGATGTGCAGGCGGCCGCGCTCGACTGGCTGATCGCTGACACACGGGGCGACATTCCTGCCGAAACGCCAATCGAGCATCAGGCGATTACGGAACTGCTGAGCGCTGAGACTCGATAG